A window from Drosophila yakuba strain Tai18E2 chromosome 3L, Prin_Dyak_Tai18E2_2.1, whole genome shotgun sequence encodes these proteins:
- the LOC6534404 gene encoding cell wall protein RBR3 isoform X2: protein MQDYWHIPRASLASSSSSAISSASSSKSSNKSHSNPPTLNQRSSPSNSSSINNNNNTSAAVTAAAAAAVLAAAKRGSRSSQGSSDSNNSTRSAASGSLLLTAANLERFAEIHKKQERHNKMLMPSNPSSSNYNANLTLASGKDAVIAIEGQQSSAADVDPNLQYVKTKDLDTVSIASSMHFTMVNGEGGPPKKPKRGLCDRGRQVTVLIVSMSTIFMLLIMGMVYALEMRARDMPKS from the exons ATGCAGGACTACTGGCACATTCCCCGCGCCTCGCTGGCATCCTCCTCGAGCTCGGCCATCAGTTCGGCCAGCTCCTCCAAGTCCTCCAACAAATCGCATTCGAATCCGCCTACCCTGAACCAGCGCAGTTCGCCCAGTAACAGTAGCAGcattaacaataacaacaatacAAGTGCTGCTGTAActgcggcagcagcggcggctgTTCTGGCTGCTGCCAAGAGGGGATCGAGGAGTTCCCAGGGCTCCAGCGACAGTAACAACAGCACGCGG AGCGCTGCTTCCGGCTCACTGCTGTTGACGGCAGCGAATCTGGAACGCTTTGCGGAGATCCACAAGAAGCAGGAGCGCCACAACAAGATGCTGATGCCCAGCAATCCCTCCTCCTCAAACTACAACGCCAACCTGACCCTCGCTAGCGGCAAGGATGCAGTTATCGCCATCGAGGGTCAGCAGTCGTCAGCGGCCGACGTGGATCCCAACTTGCAGTATGTGAAAACCAAAGACCTGGATACCGTATCCATTGCTAGCTCCATGCACTTCACGATGGTCAATGGAGAGGGTGGTCCGCCGAAGAAGCCGAAGCGCGGTCTCTGCGATCGGGGACGCCAGGTCACCGTATTGATAGTCAGCATGAGTACCATCTTCATGCTGCTCATCATGGGCATGGTCTATGCGCTAGAGA TGCGCGCCCGCGACATGCCCAAGAGCTAG
- the LOC6534404 gene encoding cell wall protein RBR3 isoform X1 has protein sequence MDAPKQMQDYWHIPRASLASSSSSAISSASSSKSSNKSHSNPPTLNQRSSPSNSSSINNNNNTSAAVTAAAAAAVLAAAKRGSRSSQGSSDSNNSTRSAASGSLLLTAANLERFAEIHKKQERHNKMLMPSNPSSSNYNANLTLASGKDAVIAIEGQQSSAADVDPNLQYVKTKDLDTVSIASSMHFTMVNGEGGPPKKPKRGLCDRGRQVTVLIVSMSTIFMLLIMGMVYALEMRARDMPKS, from the exons ATGCAGGACTACTGGCACATTCCCCGCGCCTCGCTGGCATCCTCCTCGAGCTCGGCCATCAGTTCGGCCAGCTCCTCCAAGTCCTCCAACAAATCGCATTCGAATCCGCCTACCCTGAACCAGCGCAGTTCGCCCAGTAACAGTAGCAGcattaacaataacaacaatacAAGTGCTGCTGTAActgcggcagcagcggcggctgTTCTGGCTGCTGCCAAGAGGGGATCGAGGAGTTCCCAGGGCTCCAGCGACAGTAACAACAGCACGCGG AGCGCTGCTTCCGGCTCACTGCTGTTGACGGCAGCGAATCTGGAACGCTTTGCGGAGATCCACAAGAAGCAGGAGCGCCACAACAAGATGCTGATGCCCAGCAATCCCTCCTCCTCAAACTACAACGCCAACCTGACCCTCGCTAGCGGCAAGGATGCAGTTATCGCCATCGAGGGTCAGCAGTCGTCAGCGGCCGACGTGGATCCCAACTTGCAGTATGTGAAAACCAAAGACCTGGATACCGTATCCATTGCTAGCTCCATGCACTTCACGATGGTCAATGGAGAGGGTGGTCCGCCGAAGAAGCCGAAGCGCGGTCTCTGCGATCGGGGACGCCAGGTCACCGTATTGATAGTCAGCATGAGTACCATCTTCATGCTGCTCATCATGGGCATGGTCTATGCGCTAGAGA TGCGCGCCCGCGACATGCCCAAGAGCTAG